Within the Pangasianodon hypophthalmus isolate fPanHyp1 chromosome 19, fPanHyp1.pri, whole genome shotgun sequence genome, the region CCCCAGACATACTCTCCTACCTGCATAACGGATAAATGAGACGTCTTGTGTTTTAAATATCACTATTAACTGTTATTCTTTGTTTGTATTATCCATTTGTCAGACATCTATACAGCATTGCACATTTGCTTTACCTGCTGAAAAGGGCAGGAAAGCATCTTTCTTCAGGAACTGGCCTTGATCATCCAGAAAGTGTCCTGGGTTAAACGTGTCTGGTGTTTCCCACTCGTTCTTGTCATTAAGCACAGATGACAGATTTGTAGTCACAGCTGTACCCTAATGACgtgagaggaaaaaacatcACTTGTTAAATTGTATTTGTGTATACataattatgattttatttggtGATTAAGGTCAAACCTTTGGTATGAAGAATCCACCCAGGACAGTATCTTTACAGGCCATCTTGGGGAAACCCAGAGGCACAATGTTGCCCACCCTTTGAATCTCATGAATAACAGCTTCAGTGTAGGGCATGTTGGGTTTGTCGGCCATGCTGGCCTGGCGTGACTGTCCAATCACTTTGTCTATCTCTGCCTGCACCTTTTCTGGAAAAATAAGACAATAGTCCTAATTTAAAACATAGCTGTGCAGCAAATTGAATGTAGGACTGTATCTAGTTTTCAGACTCAACAGACTCTTTCTCCATGTTCATCTGTAAGTACTGACTTATGATGTTTATGAATTGGTAAATGCATGTGCTCACTCTGTATCTCAGGGTACTTCATCATGAAGAGAAAACCCCAGCGCATTGTAGTGGCTGTGCTTTCTGTCCCTGCTTCAAACAAGTCCAGCATTGCGATCAGTAATGTCTCGACGTTAAATCCAGCATTAGGATCACTCTTTTTCTAAATTATTCCAAAAGAGAAGTGTTAAACTTTGTGCATGACTGGTTCCtcacctttttttgtttttttttgcaattcaGGCCCACAGACTATTCCAGAGATGATTTGCTAACATCTTAAACAAACCTTCTCCATTTCTAGAAGGAAACTGTCGATGTAGTCCCGAGGATTTGAGGGATCCCAGTTCTCcttgtgttttcttatttcttcttctaAGAACGCTAATATTTTTGCGTAGTTGGCAAAAATCTTCCGATGAGGGCCAGGAAGGTAATCAAAGAGCCGAGGGAAGGCATTATACAACTACCAGATGCCACAGaggacacaaaaataaaacagtggtgAATCTATTTGTAAATATCTCACATAATGAAACATCACACAATAAGTTGGTCACAAACAAGAATTCCAAATGTGATATTCCTTAATAATATAATCCAGAAAATCATCAAACTGTGAATAAAAATTGTTTGATTTGCTCTAAGAGCAGAATTTCTGTCTACTGACCTGAGCTTGGGTAGAACCTGCCAGAAAGACAGCTTCAGCATCCAAACGCAAGATGTTCAGGAAATTCTCATCGTGGTATTCAAAGCGATGGCCGAAAACTAGTGCAGAGATGATGTTTGAGACTGCGTTGTTCAGGAAAAACTGAGGATCAAAAGGACCTAAATGGGCACAAAAATATGACTtgtacattacatacataattTTGTTGTGTACTGTATGTCTATTTAAAATCTCTTCTAAACATCAACAACATTTTGTAACAAAAGGTCCTGAACTGAGGTACTTTATATTTCTTAGTTAATGAGGAAACCTGTTTTAGCCAAGAAACCTCCCCAAGAATCTCCTGAATAATAACTTTCGGAGTGGCCACTTACCCTTTTCTGCTTTGAAAGCTTCACACAGAAAGATGCTCTCCTGCTGGATACTCAGCTCTAAGGCCTTCCTCCCTTCACCAAAGTGGCGTAGGTGTGTGACGATAAACTTCCTCTGGTTTTTCCACAGGTACCCATTACTGAGAGCTACACCTTCAGAGCATGGCACAGCAAGCCTCAGCGTATCCAAttagattatatttatattaaaaaaagattagatGTGAtgcatgtaaaatatttcatacagtACCGATCTTGAGTATTAGAAATGCTTGAAtgctatttattttctttattatagtTGATGAACAGTCATATTTTGTACACTAAAAATGCTGGGTTATTTTTTCCACCTAAACACTGGGTTGAACTTATTGGGTCATTTTACTGGGTTGTGTAACCCTGCAGCTAGGTTAGTGACTGCTTCATTCTCAGGCACACTGTAGACAGTGCAGATGTGTCAACCCTTCCTGTCCTCCTTCACTTCCTCTCCTACCCCTCTCCTCCACTACTGCAGGACCTGGTCTCAGTTCTCTTTTTAGCATGCCTTCATTGACTTGCCTGTGGCACTATTTGTTGGCAAAAATCTGATGCCATTTTAAGGTTTTTTGCCACaggaaatcttcaggacagaccattttgcactttgcagtttctcggtaacatgacaagctgcatgtcatgagagaaaaagagactcTGGTGAATTAACGACTATTTTGTAGCTGCTATATTACATAAATGGCAACAGGAGCTAAATCCTTGGGCTGTAATGTTTCCACTTCTTGTATTTTCAATGTAAATATAGCACtcgaaatgttttaaaaatatgtttattatataattgATTGTATTAATTCTAAAGCTGGTTAACTCCCATGTTAATAAAATgatgattaatattttaatgttgaaagatataaatatatactgtttAAATGCATGATTGTTATTgatggtgtttttttcctcttaatttacagtaaaggtttcttttgtttgtgttgaacagttttatttattccatGTGTGCTAGACATGTTTATTCACCTGTTAGCGTCATCATATGtattaaatcatatttacagGAATTACTTTAAGCATGTAGTATAGTACATATAGTAAGAAGATAAGATATCATTAACAATCTGGTAAATATGACCCAAAAtactggtttattttttttcaacacgACATGTTGGGTTAAATAAACAACCCATTTTGCTAGGCTAAATTAATccagtgtgtgttatattcAATAGTTGCCCAGCCacgtggttaaaaaaaaaacaacaaaacaactcatattgtatttttttaacccAGACATTTTTGGAGTGTACAAACTTTATGATATATATATCAAACACCCATTAGGTCATCAAAgtactgttctttttttaaaggaaattatCAGGATAATTTGGTATCAAAGACAATCATTTGtaataatgctgaaaaaaatacagtatttattaactGAGAAAAGTACATGCCCCACcccatatattattattattttacttgcCTAGTCCCTTAAAGATTTTGTGAAAGAGAGGGACAACAGGACGGTCTGCAAAGCTGTCCAGCTGAGTAACGAGAGCCTCCTTCACCATTTTATGTCCAGAGATAAACACAGTTTTCTCACTGCCCCAGCGCAGGCTGAAAACATCTCCGTACTTCTCAGCAAGCTTAGTTTAAATACATACAAGTAATGGAGAAAAGAGTGAAAGGTAGTGGTacagtgaaaaataataaaaaggaaaaaaaaaattaaaagattttgAACCGTtcatatattttacacattttctataCATGTATTACAAAACATGTAAGTTCTTTCATTTCTGGCTATAATtggtaaga harbors:
- the LOC117599729 gene encoding cytochrome P450 2J2-like encodes the protein MFLYNLVEYLDFKSWLIGFFLFLLLLDIIRNKNPSNFPPGPRPLPFVGNIFTELNFKTIDKLAEKYGDVFSLRWGSEKTVFISGHKMVKEALVTQLDSFADRPVVPLFHKIFKGLGVALSNGYLWKNQRKFIVTHLRHFGEGRKALELSIQQESIFLCEAFKAEKGPFDPQFFLNNAVSNIISALVFGHRFEYHDENFLNILRLDAEAVFLAGSTQAQLYNAFPRLFDYLPGPHRKIFANYAKILAFLEEEIRKHKENWDPSNPRDYIDSFLLEMEKKKSDPNAGFNVETLLIAMLDLFEAGTESTATTMRWGFLFMMKYPEIQKKVQAEIDKVIGQSRQASMADKPNMPYTEAVIHEIQRVGNIVPLGFPKMACKDTVLGGFFIPKGTAVTTNLSSVLNDKNEWETPDTFNPGHFLDDQGQFLKKDAFLPFSAGRRVCLGEQLARMELFLFFTSLFQCFTFSPCPGEELSLEGQMGFTYSPRPYRMCVTPR